One segment of Methanobacterium formicicum DSM 3637 DNA contains the following:
- a CDS encoding potassium/proton antiporter — protein sequence MISEQFILVGSLLLLISIIISKTSQRLGIPSLIFFLLIGMLAGSEGIGGIYFDDPSVTQFIGIIALVIILFSGGLDTKWLDVKPVFTQSVVLSTVGVLITTLALGFFINWITGFSLTQSLLIGAIVSSTDAAAVFSIFRSGKHKLKNNIQPTLELESGTNDPMAYFMTTTLIFLILNPTTSIWSMILLLIQSIGLGIVLGVIFGKGGVKLINSIKLDIQGLYPVLSIALAFLTFSITYYVGGNGFLSVYVAALILGNSSFINKKVQMQFFDGLAWLMQIVMFLTLGLLVFPSQILPVIGIGLVISFFLILVARPLAVFLCLSPFKVQLKDKVFISWVGIRGAVPIIFATYPIVAGIQGANLIFNIVFFITITSALLQGSTINLFARYLGLSIPKIE from the coding sequence ATGATTTCTGAACAGTTCATTTTAGTCGGATCACTCTTACTCCTCATCAGCATTATCATAAGTAAAACATCCCAACGCCTGGGTATTCCTTCCCTGATCTTCTTCCTGTTAATTGGAATGCTGGCTGGATCTGAAGGAATCGGTGGAATCTATTTTGATGATCCCAGCGTTACACAGTTTATTGGCATTATAGCCCTGGTGATTATCCTCTTTTCTGGAGGGTTAGACACCAAATGGCTTGATGTAAAACCAGTTTTTACACAAAGTGTGGTTTTATCCACTGTGGGAGTGTTGATCACCACCCTTGCTCTGGGATTTTTTATTAACTGGATAACTGGATTTTCTCTTACTCAATCACTTTTAATAGGTGCAATTGTATCCTCAACTGATGCAGCAGCAGTTTTTTCAATCTTCCGTTCTGGTAAACACAAGTTGAAAAACAACATCCAACCTACCCTTGAACTGGAAAGTGGGACCAATGATCCCATGGCCTACTTCATGACCACCACCCTCATATTTCTCATATTAAACCCCACCACTTCAATCTGGTCCATGATCCTGTTACTAATACAATCCATTGGACTGGGAATTGTTTTAGGAGTTATTTTCGGTAAAGGAGGGGTTAAACTCATTAACAGTATTAAACTTGACATTCAAGGACTTTATCCAGTTCTAAGTATTGCCCTTGCATTTTTGACCTTCTCAATCACCTACTATGTTGGTGGAAATGGTTTCCTGAGTGTATACGTAGCAGCATTAATTCTGGGAAACAGTTCCTTCATTAACAAGAAAGTTCAGATGCAATTTTTCGATGGTCTAGCCTGGTTAATGCAGATAGTAATGTTTTTAACCCTGGGTTTACTGGTTTTCCCCTCACAGATTCTTCCGGTGATAGGAATTGGATTGGTGATCTCCTTCTTCCTGATCCTGGTTGCCCGTCCCCTGGCAGTTTTCCTGTGTCTTTCACCATTTAAAGTTCAACTGAAGGATAAGGTTTTCATCTCATGGGTGGGTATCAGGGGTGCAGTGCCAATTATCTTTGCAACCTATCCCATAGTTGCCGGGATCCAGGGCGCCAATTTGATATTCAACATTGTTTTCTTCATAACCATAACCTCCGCACTCCTGCAGGGTTCAACCATCAACCTATTTGCCCGTTATCTTGGGCTTTCGATTCCTAAAATAGAATAA